In Nocardioides palaemonis, a single genomic region encodes these proteins:
- the guaB gene encoding IMP dehydrogenase — translation MEIPEKFAALGLTYDDVLLLPGESEMAPSDIDTTTRLTREISIKVPLVSAAMDTVTEARMAIAMAREGGIGVLHRNLSIEDQARQVDLVKRTQTGIISNPVTIGPDATLEELDRICGEYRVSGLPVVDVDDRLLGIITNRDLRFTPVAEWASTKVTEVMTSEGLITGHPGISRDEATALLRAHKRERLPLVDDQGRLSGLITVKDFVKGEQFPHASYDADGRLLVGAAIGYFGDAWERATTLVEAGVDVLVADTAHGHVHLLLDMVKRLKTDPATRHVQVIGGNVATREGAQAFVDAGADAVKVGVGPGSICTTRVVTGVGVPQVTAVYEASLATKPAGVPLIADGGMKYSGEIAKALVAGADAVMVGSMLAGCEESPGEVVFVNGKQFKSYRGMGSLGAMSSRGKKSYSKDRYFQAEVASDDKIVPEGIEGQVAYRGPLSAVAHQLVGGLNQSMFYVGARTIPELQDKGRFVRITSASLKESHPHGVQMTVEAPNYSGI, via the coding sequence GTGGAGATCCCCGAGAAGTTCGCCGCCCTGGGCCTCACCTACGACGACGTGCTGCTGCTGCCGGGGGAGTCGGAAATGGCTCCCAGCGACATCGACACCACGACCCGCCTGACCCGCGAGATCTCGATCAAGGTGCCGCTGGTCAGCGCCGCGATGGACACCGTCACCGAGGCGCGGATGGCGATCGCGATGGCGCGCGAGGGCGGCATCGGCGTGCTGCACCGCAACCTGTCGATCGAGGACCAGGCGCGCCAGGTCGACCTGGTCAAGCGCACCCAGACCGGCATCATCTCCAACCCGGTCACCATCGGCCCGGACGCGACCCTCGAGGAGCTCGACCGGATCTGCGGCGAGTACCGCGTCTCGGGCCTCCCGGTCGTCGACGTCGACGACCGGCTGCTCGGCATCATCACCAACCGCGACCTGCGCTTCACGCCGGTCGCCGAGTGGGCGAGCACCAAGGTCACCGAGGTGATGACCAGCGAGGGCCTGATCACCGGGCACCCGGGGATCTCGCGTGACGAGGCGACCGCCCTGCTGCGCGCCCACAAGCGCGAGCGGCTCCCGCTCGTCGACGACCAGGGCCGGCTGAGCGGCCTGATCACGGTCAAGGACTTCGTCAAGGGCGAGCAGTTCCCGCACGCGTCCTACGACGCCGACGGCCGGCTGCTGGTCGGCGCGGCGATCGGCTACTTCGGCGACGCCTGGGAGCGCGCCACCACGCTGGTCGAGGCGGGGGTCGACGTGCTCGTCGCCGACACCGCCCACGGCCACGTCCACCTCCTGCTCGACATGGTCAAGCGGCTCAAGACCGACCCGGCCACCCGCCACGTCCAGGTCATCGGCGGCAACGTCGCCACCCGTGAGGGCGCGCAGGCGTTCGTCGACGCCGGTGCCGACGCGGTCAAGGTCGGCGTCGGTCCGGGATCGATCTGCACCACCCGTGTCGTGACCGGCGTCGGCGTCCCGCAGGTGACCGCGGTCTACGAGGCCTCGCTCGCCACGAAGCCGGCCGGCGTCCCGCTGATCGCCGACGGCGGCATGAAGTACTCCGGCGAGATCGCCAAGGCGCTCGTCGCCGGCGCCGACGCCGTCATGGTCGGCTCGATGCTCGCCGGCTGCGAGGAGTCGCCCGGCGAGGTGGTCTTCGTCAACGGCAAGCAGTTCAAGTCCTACCGCGGGATGGGCTCGCTGGGTGCGATGAGCAGCCGCGGCAAGAAGTCGTACTCCAAGGACCGCTACTTCCAGGCCGAGGTCGCCAGCGACGACAAGATCGTCCCCGAGGGCATCGAGGGCCAGGTGGCCTACCGCGGCCCGCTGTCGGCCGTGGCCCACCAGCTCGTCGGCGGCCTCAACCAGTCGATGTTCTACGTCGGGGCGCGCACCATCCCCGAGCTGCAGGACAAGGGACGCTTCGTCCGGATCACCAGCGCGTCGCTCAAGGAGAGCCACCCGCACGGCGTCCAGATGACCGTGGAGGCCCCGAACTACTCCGGGATCTAG
- a CDS encoding patatin-like phospholipase family protein, whose protein sequence is MTRNIFVFSGGGSRGAAQIGMLRALLGAGIRPDVVIGSSVGAINACSLAYDPTPERVEQIADRWMAMRARDITGSRATVPGNLVRLRPYLFSSERLRDLVASWIPATRLEDLPVTAVVATTNLNTGQAHHHTTGSLGDLLAASAAIPAVFPPVLLDSGDGRAPHVDAGISENMPMSAAAAIAEPGDRVFALDVTKPPAERSLRSPLDVLIGSLAISIHHRSSAVLDPGVQVVSCVLDRSFYCGTMLDFTHTGTLFRLGEQAVVDALVHADVAA, encoded by the coding sequence ATGACCAGGAACATCTTCGTCTTCTCCGGGGGAGGCTCGCGCGGTGCGGCGCAGATCGGGATGCTGCGCGCCCTCCTCGGCGCCGGGATCCGGCCCGACGTCGTCATCGGCTCCTCCGTCGGCGCCATCAACGCGTGCTCCCTGGCCTACGACCCCACGCCCGAGCGGGTCGAGCAGATCGCCGACCGGTGGATGGCGATGCGCGCGCGGGACATCACCGGGTCACGCGCCACCGTCCCGGGCAACCTCGTGCGCCTGCGGCCGTACCTGTTCTCCTCCGAGCGCCTGCGGGACCTGGTCGCCTCCTGGATCCCCGCGACCCGGCTCGAGGACCTCCCGGTCACCGCGGTCGTGGCGACCACCAACCTCAACACCGGGCAGGCCCACCACCACACGACGGGGTCGCTCGGTGACCTGCTGGCGGCGTCGGCGGCGATCCCGGCGGTGTTCCCGCCGGTCCTGCTGGACTCCGGCGACGGGCGCGCGCCCCACGTCGACGCGGGGATCTCGGAGAACATGCCGATGTCGGCGGCCGCCGCGATCGCCGAGCCGGGCGACCGGGTCTTCGCGCTCGACGTCACCAAGCCGCCGGCGGAGCGGTCGCTGCGCTCGCCGCTCGACGTGCTCATCGGGTCGCTGGCCATCTCCATCCACCACCGGTCGTCCGCCGTGCTCGATCCGGGCGTCCAGGTCGTCAGCTGCGTGCTCGACCGCAGCTTCTACTGCGGCACGATGCTCGACTTCACCCACACCGGGACGCTGTTCCGCCTCGGCGAGCAGGCCGTCGTCGACGCCCTCGTCCACGCCGACGTGGCCGCCTGA
- a CDS encoding ArnT family glycosyltransferase: MGQGRAVWLAALMAFLARFPGLLWPLRPDEAGFLLVAQSWDPEPDSLYGPYFVDRPPPVIWLMQASDWVGGPYAHRVVGALCCSLLVLAAAAATRELAVRAGVADPVAVRRLRGWVAIATAALVSNAEIDPVAAKGELFGIPLVLASCWLSLRAVRRSSAADAAWAGGLAVLAMGFKQSIVGGLVFGAVLLVGTAVARHHPWRTVARCAGAAVLGGLVPVAVVVGWALVAGVRLRTLWYASVSFRSDASRIIATQDSSGAQSRIGTLVAVFVGVGMLGVVLWLLLRLRSLLRLDAVATVAVLTMLAADLAGVAVSGSYWTPYLFVPIPPMALAVALLVTHERLHPVRLRVARVALVLLVGSSVVSLTTWTVTWVHGRVPVEVRTGEAIAAVATPGDRVLVYGGRADIQWATGKSSPYPYLWSLPMRTLDPGLTDLEGVLTGPDSPTWFVEATFINTWSELGTPEIEDNLIRKYQFVRSACDRYRIYHLNSVDPVDVDVDCSTPFRTIFDR, from the coding sequence ATGGGGCAGGGACGGGCGGTCTGGCTGGCTGCCCTGATGGCGTTCCTGGCGCGCTTCCCGGGGCTGCTGTGGCCGCTGCGCCCGGACGAGGCCGGCTTCCTGCTGGTCGCGCAGAGCTGGGACCCCGAGCCCGACTCGCTCTACGGCCCCTACTTCGTGGACCGGCCGCCGCCCGTCATCTGGCTGATGCAGGCCAGCGACTGGGTGGGCGGACCGTACGCGCACCGCGTCGTCGGCGCGCTGTGCTGCTCGCTGCTGGTGCTCGCCGCCGCTGCCGCGACCCGTGAGCTCGCCGTCCGGGCCGGCGTCGCGGACCCGGTGGCCGTGCGCCGGCTGCGCGGCTGGGTCGCGATCGCGACCGCGGCCCTGGTCTCGAACGCGGAGATCGACCCGGTCGCCGCGAAGGGCGAGCTGTTCGGCATCCCGCTGGTGCTCGCCTCGTGCTGGCTCTCGCTGCGCGCTGTCCGTCGCTCCTCAGCCGCCGACGCGGCGTGGGCCGGAGGCCTCGCGGTGCTCGCGATGGGCTTCAAGCAGAGCATCGTCGGCGGGCTCGTCTTCGGCGCGGTCCTCCTGGTCGGCACCGCGGTCGCGCGGCACCACCCGTGGCGGACGGTCGCACGCTGCGCCGGCGCCGCGGTGCTCGGCGGGCTGGTGCCGGTCGCCGTCGTGGTCGGCTGGGCGCTCGTGGCCGGCGTCCGGCTGCGCACCCTCTGGTACGCATCGGTCTCCTTCCGCTCCGACGCCAGCCGGATCATCGCCACCCAGGACAGCTCCGGCGCGCAGAGCCGGATCGGCACGCTCGTCGCGGTGTTCGTGGGCGTCGGGATGCTCGGCGTGGTGCTCTGGCTGCTGCTCCGGCTGCGCAGCCTGCTGCGCCTCGACGCGGTGGCCACGGTCGCCGTGCTCACCATGCTGGCCGCCGACCTCGCCGGGGTCGCGGTCAGCGGGAGCTACTGGACGCCGTACCTCTTCGTGCCGATCCCGCCGATGGCCCTCGCCGTCGCGCTGCTCGTCACCCACGAGCGGCTGCACCCGGTGCGCCTGCGGGTGGCGCGCGTCGCGCTGGTGCTGCTGGTCGGCTCCAGCGTGGTGTCACTGACGACCTGGACGGTCACCTGGGTGCACGGTCGGGTCCCCGTCGAGGTCCGCACCGGCGAGGCGATCGCCGCCGTGGCGACACCCGGGGACCGCGTGCTGGTCTACGGCGGGCGGGCCGACATCCAGTGGGCCACCGGGAAGTCCTCGCCCTACCCCTACCTCTGGTCGCTGCCGATGCGGACCCTCGACCCGGGCCTCACCGACCTCGAGGGGGTGCTCACGGGCCCGGACTCGCCGACCTGGTTCGTCGAGGCGACCTTCATCAACACGTGGAGCGAGCTCGGCACCCCCGAGATCGAGGACAACCTGATCCGCAAGTACCAGTTCGTGCGCAGCGCCTGCGACCGCTACCGGATCTACCACCTCAACTCCGTCGACCCCGTCGACGTCGACGTCGACTGCTCCACGCCGTTCCGCACGATCTTCGACCGATGA
- a CDS encoding SigE family RNA polymerase sigma factor, translated as MRDEAAFVEFAESVRDRLRRTAYLLCGDWDRASDLVQEGLIRVYVRWPRLVRRGGELSYARKAVVSAYLDQVRRRSSTERPREDDHTVASDEDVATTVATRRALVAALEQLPPRQRACVVLRYFEDLSVEQTAAVLGCTEGTVKSQTSRGLFSLRSMFEDSPYGELVEGAVSW; from the coding sequence ATGCGTGACGAGGCGGCGTTCGTCGAGTTCGCCGAGTCGGTCCGTGACCGGCTGCGGCGCACGGCGTACCTGCTGTGCGGCGACTGGGACCGGGCCTCCGACCTCGTGCAGGAGGGGCTGATCCGGGTCTACGTCCGGTGGCCGCGCCTGGTGCGGCGCGGCGGCGAGCTGTCCTACGCCCGCAAGGCGGTGGTCAGCGCGTACCTCGACCAGGTGCGTCGCCGGTCCAGCACCGAGCGCCCGCGCGAGGACGACCACACGGTGGCCAGCGACGAGGACGTCGCGACCACGGTGGCGACCCGGCGGGCCCTGGTCGCCGCGCTGGAGCAGCTGCCGCCACGCCAGCGGGCGTGCGTGGTGCTGCGCTACTTCGAGGACCTGTCGGTCGAGCAGACCGCGGCCGTCCTCGGGTGCACCGAGGGCACGGTCAAGAGCCAGACCTCCCGAGGCCTCTTCTCGCTCAGGTCCATGTTCGAGGACTCGCCGTACGGCGAGCTGGTCGAGGGAGCGGTGTCATGGTGA
- a CDS encoding GNAT family N-acetyltransferase produces the protein MRTTLEDRPGALAGLAAHCGEAGVNILGLQVFPGVDRVTDELVLRTPDDWELADLAALVEAAGGSRVSVLPCTEASLGDQPTRYVLAARAILAHPAGFPDVVARLFDAETDPAELDELMDGMDLEIGDVQVQLRRTAPFTAAEHARGTALAELVTDVLAAAAHDGAPVPGTTSAGEPRIEATVGGVRAMVGASAVGSATWLVDPDGSWHLDLVVDPAWRRRGLGSRLLLETSRAARAGGAVDLVVRTSADNPAVLPLVLGSGLRGRIRMGTDDLTVRIPLRQPAPDRV, from the coding sequence GTGCGGACGACCCTGGAGGACCGACCCGGTGCGCTGGCCGGCCTGGCCGCGCACTGCGGCGAGGCCGGCGTGAACATCCTCGGCCTGCAGGTGTTCCCCGGCGTGGACCGGGTCACCGACGAGCTGGTGCTGCGCACCCCGGACGACTGGGAGCTCGCCGACCTCGCGGCGCTGGTGGAGGCGGCCGGCGGCAGCCGGGTCAGCGTGCTGCCCTGCACGGAGGCGTCGCTGGGCGACCAGCCGACCCGCTACGTCCTCGCCGCCCGCGCCATCCTCGCCCACCCGGCGGGCTTCCCCGACGTGGTCGCCCGGCTCTTCGACGCCGAGACCGACCCCGCCGAGCTCGACGAGCTGATGGACGGCATGGACCTCGAGATCGGCGACGTCCAGGTCCAGCTGCGCCGCACCGCGCCCTTCACCGCGGCGGAGCACGCCCGCGGCACGGCGCTCGCCGAGCTCGTGACCGACGTCCTCGCCGCGGCCGCCCACGACGGCGCACCCGTGCCGGGCACGACGAGCGCCGGTGAGCCCAGGATCGAGGCGACGGTGGGCGGCGTGCGCGCGATGGTGGGCGCCTCGGCGGTCGGATCGGCGACCTGGCTGGTCGACCCCGACGGCTCGTGGCACCTCGACCTGGTCGTCGACCCGGCGTGGCGACGTCGCGGGCTCGGCTCCCGCCTGCTGCTGGAGACCTCGCGCGCGGCGCGGGCGGGCGGCGCGGTCGACCTGGTCGTCCGCACCTCCGCCGACAACCCCGCGGTGCTGCCGCTGGTGCTCGGCAGCGGCCTGCGCGGCCGGATCCGGATGGGCACCGACGACCTCACGGTGCGGATCCCGCTCCGCCAGCCCGCGCCCGACCGGGTCTAG
- the groL gene encoding chaperonin GroEL (60 kDa chaperone family; promotes refolding of misfolded polypeptides especially under stressful conditions; forms two stacked rings of heptamers to form a barrel-shaped 14mer; ends can be capped by GroES; misfolded proteins enter the barrel where they are refolded when GroES binds), whose protein sequence is MPKILEFDENARRALERGVDALANAVKVTLGPKGRYVVLDKKWGAPTITNDGVTVAREVELDDPFENLGAQLTKEVATKTNDIAGDGTTTATVLAQAMVHEGLRAVAAGANPMGLKRGMDAAAEAVGDALREAAREVESREDMASVATISSRDSHIGDLLAEAFDKVGKDGVITVEESNTMGTELEFTEGMQFDKGYISAYFVTDPESMEAVLDDPYILLHQGKISSIQELLPVLEKVIATGKPLFILAEDVEGEALSTLVVNKIRGTFNVAAVKSPAFGDRRKAMMQDIAVLTGGQVVAPEVGLKLDQVGLEVLGQARRVVITKDNTTIVDGAGDRDAVEGRVNQIKAEIENTDSDWDREKLQERLAKLAGGVCVIKVGAATEVELKEKKHRIEDAVSATRAAIEEGIVPGGGSAIIHAVSVLDDNLGLTGDEAAGVRVVRKAADEPLRWIAENGGENGYVVTAKVRELGVGNGYNAATGEYGDLVAQGVLDPVKVTRSALVNATSIAAMLLTTETLVVDKPEEEEPAAAAGHGHGHGH, encoded by the coding sequence ATGCCCAAGATCCTGGAGTTCGACGAGAACGCCCGCCGCGCCCTCGAGCGCGGCGTCGACGCGCTCGCCAACGCCGTCAAGGTCACGCTCGGCCCCAAGGGCCGCTACGTCGTCCTCGACAAGAAGTGGGGCGCCCCCACGATCACGAACGACGGCGTGACCGTCGCGCGTGAGGTCGAGCTCGACGACCCGTTCGAGAACCTCGGTGCCCAGCTCACCAAGGAGGTCGCGACCAAGACCAACGACATCGCCGGTGACGGCACCACCACCGCCACGGTGCTCGCCCAGGCGATGGTCCACGAGGGCCTGCGCGCCGTCGCTGCCGGCGCCAACCCGATGGGCCTCAAGCGCGGCATGGACGCGGCGGCCGAGGCCGTCGGCGACGCGCTGCGCGAGGCCGCCCGCGAGGTGGAGTCCCGCGAGGACATGGCGTCCGTCGCGACCATCTCGAGCCGCGACAGCCACATCGGCGACCTGCTCGCCGAGGCCTTCGACAAGGTCGGCAAGGACGGCGTGATCACGGTCGAGGAGTCCAACACCATGGGCACCGAGCTCGAGTTCACCGAGGGCATGCAGTTCGACAAGGGCTACATCTCGGCCTACTTCGTCACCGACCCGGAGTCGATGGAGGCCGTCCTCGACGACCCCTACATCCTCCTGCACCAGGGCAAGATCTCCTCGATCCAGGAGCTGCTCCCGGTCCTGGAGAAGGTCATCGCCACCGGCAAGCCGCTCTTCATCCTCGCCGAGGACGTCGAGGGCGAGGCGCTGTCGACCCTCGTGGTCAACAAGATCCGCGGCACCTTCAACGTCGCCGCGGTCAAGAGCCCCGCGTTCGGTGACCGCCGCAAGGCGATGATGCAGGACATCGCCGTCCTCACCGGCGGCCAGGTCGTCGCCCCCGAGGTCGGCCTCAAGCTCGACCAGGTCGGCCTCGAGGTCCTCGGCCAGGCGCGTCGCGTCGTCATCACCAAGGACAACACGACCATCGTCGACGGCGCGGGCGACCGCGACGCCGTCGAGGGCCGGGTCAACCAGATCAAGGCCGAGATCGAGAACACCGACTCCGACTGGGACCGCGAGAAGCTCCAGGAGCGCCTCGCCAAGCTCGCCGGCGGTGTCTGCGTGATCAAGGTCGGCGCCGCCACCGAGGTGGAGCTGAAGGAGAAGAAGCACCGCATCGAGGACGCCGTCTCCGCGACGCGCGCCGCGATCGAGGAGGGCATCGTCCCCGGCGGTGGCTCCGCGATCATCCACGCCGTCTCGGTGCTCGACGACAACCTCGGCCTGACCGGCGACGAGGCCGCGGGTGTCCGCGTGGTCCGCAAGGCCGCCGACGAGCCGCTGCGCTGGATCGCCGAGAACGGTGGCGAGAACGGCTACGTCGTGACCGCCAAGGTGCGCGAGCTCGGCGTCGGCAACGGCTACAACGCCGCGACCGGCGAGTACGGCGACCTGGTCGCCCAGGGCGTCCTCGACCCGGTCAAGGTCACCCGCTCGGCGCTGGTCAACGCGACCTCCATCGCCGCCATGCTGCTCACGACCGAGACCCTGGTCGTGGACAAGCCCGAGGAGGAGGAGCCGGCGGCCGCCGCCGGCCACGGTCACGGCCACGGCCACTGA
- the groES gene encoding co-chaperone GroES, translating to MSVNIKPLEDRIVVRPLDAEQTTASGLVIPDTAKEKPQEGEVLAIGPGRVDDKGNRVPVDVAVGDKVIYSKYGGTEVKYAGEEFLILSARDVLAVVS from the coding sequence GTGTCGGTCAACATCAAGCCCCTCGAGGACCGCATCGTCGTCCGCCCGCTCGACGCCGAGCAGACCACCGCCTCCGGCCTGGTCATCCCGGACACCGCGAAGGAGAAGCCCCAGGAGGGCGAGGTCCTCGCGATCGGCCCCGGTCGTGTCGACGACAAGGGCAACCGCGTCCCGGTCGACGTCGCGGTGGGTGACAAGGTCATCTACAGCAAGTACGGCGGCACCGAGGTCAAGTACGCCGGCGAGGAGTTCCTCATCCTCTCCGCCCGCGACGTCCTCGCCGTCGTCTCCTGA
- a CDS encoding class I SAM-dependent methyltransferase has product MELETLAWLRTPDGARLMEVAAQAWTEHAGDPVRVAGAVRRVEPDPERAAAATTQAQLRERGVVKLGEAARLMFFTPDALEQSTRARVSAHRAARLAAAIPGGSVIDLGCGVGGDLVAFARAGLIAAGVELDPVRAAMAQANLDALGLPGAVQTGDATALDPRGFDAAFADPARRTGRGRVFDVDGWTPPWPWVLDLLDRRSLVKVAPGIGHDLVPPGVEAEWVSDGGEVKEAVLWSPDLSTTDRRATVIATAGLATLTDEDAPAPGEDGTHVRAVGAFLYEPDGAVIRAGLVTAVAAGVGGGLVDEHIAYVTSDDSFRTPFARGYRVLEELPYREKQLRAALHERGVGRLTIKKRGVQVVPEELRRRLALSGDQEATIVLTRVAGQGTALLVEPF; this is encoded by the coding sequence GTGGAGCTCGAGACGCTGGCGTGGCTGCGGACCCCCGACGGCGCGCGGCTGATGGAGGTCGCGGCGCAGGCGTGGACCGAGCACGCGGGCGATCCCGTACGAGTCGCCGGAGCCGTCCGTCGCGTCGAGCCCGACCCCGAGCGGGCCGCGGCGGCGACCACGCAGGCCCAGCTCCGCGAGCGCGGCGTGGTCAAGCTCGGCGAGGCGGCGCGCCTGATGTTCTTCACGCCCGACGCGCTCGAGCAGTCGACCCGCGCCCGGGTCTCGGCGCACCGCGCTGCGCGCCTGGCCGCGGCGATCCCGGGCGGCAGCGTGATCGACCTCGGGTGCGGCGTCGGAGGCGACCTGGTCGCCTTCGCGAGGGCCGGGCTGATCGCCGCGGGCGTCGAGCTCGACCCGGTCCGTGCCGCGATGGCGCAGGCCAACCTGGACGCCCTCGGCCTGCCCGGAGCGGTCCAGACCGGCGACGCGACCGCGCTCGACCCGCGCGGGTTCGACGCGGCCTTCGCCGACCCGGCCCGCCGCACCGGCCGCGGTCGGGTGTTCGACGTCGACGGCTGGACCCCGCCGTGGCCGTGGGTCCTCGACCTGCTCGACCGCCGCTCCCTCGTCAAGGTCGCCCCCGGCATCGGCCACGACCTGGTGCCGCCCGGGGTGGAGGCCGAGTGGGTCAGTGACGGCGGCGAGGTCAAGGAGGCCGTCCTCTGGTCCCCCGACCTGTCCACCACCGACCGGCGGGCCACCGTCATCGCCACCGCCGGGCTGGCGACGCTGACCGACGAGGACGCCCCCGCTCCCGGCGAGGACGGCACCCACGTCCGCGCCGTCGGCGCGTTCCTCTACGAGCCCGACGGCGCCGTGATCCGAGCGGGTCTGGTCACCGCCGTGGCCGCGGGCGTCGGCGGCGGGCTGGTGGACGAGCACATCGCCTACGTCACCTCCGACGACTCGTTCCGCACCCCGTTCGCCCGCGGCTACCGCGTCCTCGAGGAGCTCCCCTACCGCGAGAAGCAGCTGCGCGCGGCGCTGCACGAGCGCGGCGTCGGCCGCCTCACGATCAAGAAGCGCGGCGTGCAGGTCGTGCCCGAGGAGCTGCGCCGGCGGCTGGCGCTGTCGGGCGACCAGGAGGCGACGATCGTCCTGACGCGCGTCGCCGGCCAGGGCACCGCGCTGCTCGTCGAGCCGTTCTGA
- a CDS encoding glycoside hydrolase family 3 protein has product MLALAASLAGCDGDGAGNGATGEGRPAGAAAADAADAADEVPPSPSEELGLDEGWGPDRAELDRAAEQVARLRLPDLAGQLIVASWSGTRAPVRMVHDLHLGGVIAFDANVASADQVRAVNRRLTRSERRRGWPLFLGVDQEGGVVERLRGVATRFPSFMSAGAAGDTDLTRRAYAASGAELRGLGFTVDFAPDADVTSGPGDPTIGSRAASSDPARAAEQVVAAADGFSAAGVLPVVKHFPGHGSVPADSHVTLPVQTKTREQLERTDLVPFREAVGAGLPAVMVGHLDVRVLDRGVPSSLSRPVVTGLLRDDLGFGGLVVTDALDMAGVTRGRDGGRVAVQAVRAGVDVLLMPPSPALARTALVRAVRTGALPRRRLEQAAARQVALLSHLRDATAEGAGNAGAVTREAQRASRALSAAAITVTDGACSGPLVGASVHAHGDPGAVAAFAAAAGRAGLEVLLRRSPPAGLTRARPRPERRRHEGRRHYRERRREWKRAEARRERRLARWTAREDARLATGTSVGFTGFHDAPVDGEVAVATDSPWALGRVSAPTRIATYGDTPAAMDVLVEVLRGQAVAPGRLPVTVAGISRRGC; this is encoded by the coding sequence GTGCTGGCGCTCGCCGCGTCCCTCGCCGGGTGCGACGGTGACGGCGCCGGCAACGGCGCGACCGGCGAGGGGCGCCCCGCCGGAGCAGCCGCGGCGGACGCCGCGGACGCCGCGGACGAGGTCCCGCCCAGCCCGTCGGAGGAGCTGGGCCTCGACGAGGGCTGGGGTCCCGACCGCGCCGAGCTCGACCGCGCCGCCGAGCAGGTCGCGCGGCTGAGGCTGCCCGACCTCGCGGGCCAGCTGATCGTCGCCTCGTGGTCGGGGACCCGCGCGCCCGTGCGGATGGTCCACGACCTGCACCTCGGCGGGGTGATCGCCTTCGACGCCAACGTCGCCTCGGCCGACCAGGTCAGGGCCGTGAACCGCAGGCTCACGCGGTCCGAGCGCAGGCGGGGATGGCCGCTGTTCCTCGGGGTCGACCAGGAGGGCGGCGTGGTCGAGCGGCTCCGCGGCGTGGCCACCCGGTTCCCCTCCTTCATGAGTGCGGGGGCTGCCGGCGACACCGACCTCACGCGACGCGCGTACGCCGCGAGCGGGGCGGAGCTGCGCGGGCTCGGGTTCACCGTCGACTTCGCGCCCGACGCGGACGTGACCTCCGGGCCGGGGGACCCCACCATCGGGTCGCGCGCCGCGTCGTCGGACCCGGCGCGCGCGGCCGAGCAGGTCGTCGCGGCCGCCGACGGCTTCTCGGCGGCGGGGGTGCTGCCCGTCGTCAAGCACTTCCCCGGGCACGGCTCGGTGCCCGCCGACAGCCACGTCACGCTCCCGGTCCAGACGAAGACCCGCGAGCAGCTCGAGCGCACGGACCTGGTGCCGTTCCGCGAGGCGGTCGGCGCCGGCCTCCCGGCCGTGATGGTGGGCCACCTCGACGTGCGCGTGCTCGACCGCGGGGTCCCGTCGTCGTTGTCCCGCCCGGTGGTGACCGGGTTGCTCCGCGACGACCTCGGCTTCGGTGGGCTCGTGGTGACCGACGCCCTCGACATGGCAGGAGTCACCCGCGGGCGCGACGGCGGCCGCGTGGCGGTGCAGGCGGTCCGGGCCGGCGTCGACGTGCTGCTGATGCCGCCGTCGCCCGCGCTCGCCCGGACCGCGCTCGTGCGCGCGGTCCGCACCGGTGCGCTGCCGCGCCGCCGCCTCGAGCAGGCGGCCGCCCGGCAGGTCGCCCTGCTCAGCCACCTGCGCGACGCGACGGCGGAAGGCGCCGGGAACGCGGGCGCCGTGACCCGGGAGGCGCAGCGCGCCTCGCGGGCGCTGTCCGCCGCGGCGATCACGGTGACCGACGGCGCCTGCTCGGGCCCGCTGGTCGGGGCGAGCGTCCACGCCCACGGCGACCCGGGAGCGGTCGCGGCCTTCGCGGCCGCAGCCGGACGCGCGGGACTGGAGGTGCTGCTGCGCCGGTCGCCGCCCGCCGGTCTGACCCGTGCGCGTCCCCGGCCGGAGCGACGCCGTCACGAAGGACGCCGGCACTACCGCGAGCGTCGTCGCGAGTGGAAGCGCGCCGAGGCGCGGCGCGAGCGGCGCCTCGCGCGCTGGACCGCGCGGGAGGACGCGCGGCTCGCGACGGGGACGTCGGTCGGCTTCACCGGCTTCCACGACGCGCCCGTCGACGGCGAGGTGGCGGTGGCCACCGACAGCCCGTGGGCGCTGGGACGGGTGAGCGCCCCGACCCGGATCGCCACCTACGGGGACACCCCCGCGGCCATGGACGTCCTGGTCGAGGTGCTGCGCGGCCAGGCCGTGGCGCCCGGGCGGCTGCCCGTGACGGTGGCGGGGATCAGCAGGCGGGGCTGCTGA